The DNA region CGGTACGAGGAGGCGGTCCGCCGGCTCACCGACGACGGGTGAGCCCTTCGGGCCCGGTCGCGCGACCGGGCCCGGGACCCTCAGCCCTGCTCGTCCATTCCCGCCAGCACCAGCGGCAGCCGGGACGCTCCCCCGGCGCCCACCCGGACGGGGACGCCCCAGTCCTGCTGGTGGACATGGCAGGCCGGGTACTCGTTCGCGGGGTCGTCGTCGCAGGACGCCGCCATCGCCGACACGTGCAGGACGCCCTCGGTGACGTCGTCGGCCAGGACCAGGTCACGGAACAGGTCCGTTTTTGGCCCCGCGCCCTCCGCCAGCAGCTCGGGCGGGGTCGCGGAGACCAGCAGCCGGGTCGAGGGGCCGTACCGGGTGTCCAGCTTCTGCCCGGCGGGCGCCTGGAAGACCACGTCGAGCCGGAGCGTGCCCGGGGCGATCTCGGTGGCCGCGCGCTGCGTGCGGTGCGCCTGGTCGGCCACGCGCACGGCCTCCTCGGGCAGTCGCAGCCGGGTCAGCCGGTGCCGGGCGGACTCGACGACGACGAGATCGCCGTCGACCAGCACGGCGTCGCTGGGCTCGCGCAGATCCGTGGCCAGGGTGGTGACCTCACCGCTCGCGGGGTCGTAGCGCCGCAGCGCGTGGTTGTACGTGTCGCAGACGGCGACGGACCCGTCGGGCAGCGCGGTCACCCCCAGCGGGTGCTGGAACAGGGCCTGTCCGGCTGCGCCGTCGCGGTGCCCGAAGTCGAAGAGCCCGGTGCCGACGGCCGTACGGACGGCGAAGCCGTCCCCGTCGCGCTCGACGTACCGAAGGGCGGACGTCTCCGAGTCGGCGACCCAGAGCCGCTCCCCGTCGGCGGACGTGGCCAGCCCGGACGGCTGGGCGAACCAGGCCTCGGCGGCCGGCCCGTCGACCAGGCCCTCATTGGTCGTACCCGCCGCCACCTGGACGGTCTGCGTCGCGGGGTCGTACGTCCACAGCTGGTGCACGCCCGCCATGGCGATCCACAGCCGGTCCGCGAACCAGGCGACGTCCCAGGGGGAGGAGAGGTTGACCTCGCGGGCCGGTCCGGACGTCGGCGACCCCTGCCACCACTGGCGGCCGGTGCCGGCGAGCGTCGTCGTCGCCCCGGTGCCGAGATCGAGGGCCCGGATGGCGTGGTTGACCGTGTCGGCGACCGCGATCCGGCCGTCGGGCAGCACGGCGAGCCCCTGCGGCTCGGAGAACCGGGCCTCGT from Streptomyces sp. NBC_01591 includes:
- a CDS encoding NHL domain-containing thioredoxin family protein; this encodes MATRARVRAPELVGKGGWLNTGDQQYTLADLRGRIVVLDFWTFCCVNCLHVLDELRELEEKHRDTLVIIGVHSPKFVHEAEHQAVADAVERYEVHHPVLDDPELATWKQYAVRAWPTLVVIDPEGYVVAQHAGEGHAHAIAKLVEELEAEHAAKGTLRRGDGPYVAPEPVATHLRFPGKALLLPDGGFLVSDTTRHRLVELGPDGETVRRHIGAGERGFADGGPDEARFSEPQGLAVLPDGRIAVADTVNHAIRALDLGTGATTTLAGTGRQWWQGSPTSGPAREVNLSSPWDVAWFADRLWIAMAGVHQLWTYDPATQTVQVAAGTTNEGLVDGPAAEAWFAQPSGLATSADGERLWVADSETSALRYVERDGDGFAVRTAVGTGLFDFGHRDGAAGQALFQHPLGVTALPDGSVAVCDTYNHALRRYDPASGEVTTLATDLREPSDAVLVDGDLVVVESARHRLTRLRLPEEAVRVADQAHRTQRAATEIAPGTLRLDVVFQAPAGQKLDTRYGPSTRLLVSATPPELLAEGAGPKTDLFRDLVLADDVTEGVLHVSAMAASCDDDPANEYPACHVHQQDWGVPVRVGAGGASRLPLVLAGMDEQG